One segment of Daphnia magna isolate NIES linkage group LG2, ASM2063170v1.1, whole genome shotgun sequence DNA contains the following:
- the LOC116916757 gene encoding probable alpha-ketoglutarate-dependent hypophosphite dioxygenase, giving the protein MLSQTQLQFYKDNGYLLLDEVYTTAEIDECSLEYDEIFALKKNSELEATWRGDWKDEASVIFLGSLNLPSGTGSAFPMHQDYQYFPYKKDTLVAVFIHLDDTSMENGGLAVYPGSHHLGPLEDRGNIPGWHYVDQDKFPIEKATPVNAKRGQVVIFSYLLVHGSYPNTSDSVRRMLLFQMMSAHDEKLRETHRSPCQGMVLSGRNPHAEANIKKRHEEC; this is encoded by the exons ATGTTGAGCCAAACGCAGCTACAATTCTATAAAGACAACGGGTACCTCTTGTTGGATGAGGTGTACACGACAGCCGAAATCGACGAATGTTCTTTAGAATATGATGAGATTTTCGCACTGAAAAAGAATTCGGAACTAGAGGCTACATGGAGAGGCGATTGGAAGGATGAAGCGTCGGTAATTTTTCTCGGCAGTCTTAAT TTACCATCGGGTACAGGTTCAGCATTTCCTATGCACCAA GATTATCAGTATTTTCCTTACAAGAAGGATACTTTGGTAGCTGTTTTTATCCACTTGGATGACACAAGTATGGAAAATGGTGGATTAGCTGTTTATCCTGGTTCTCATCACCTTGGTCCATTAGAAGACAGAGGCAACATTCCTG GCTGGCATTATGTCGATCAA GATAAGTTTCCGATCGAGAAAGCAACGCCAGTTAACGCAAAGCGAG GGCAAGTCGTCATTTTTTCGTATCTACTTGTACATGGCAGCTATCCCAACACGTCTGATAGCGTTCGACGAATGCTGCTCTTTCAG ATGATGTCAGCTCACGACGAAAAACTTAGGGAAACCCATCGCTCCCCATGCCAAGGAATGGTTCTGAGTGGAAGAAATCCGCATGCAGAAGCCAACATAAAAAAACGGCACGAAGAATGCTGA
- the LOC116916618 gene encoding thyroid adenoma-associated protein homolog isoform X2: MKYASSDLWPLLLEIVVGGLYYCHSNHNIKSSINGLIRKLPDADLGTVSSLMLEKMFEMNGVELVAALLQSDFGSKVIVQNITFVLSFFATLLNHLYTEVHCSKLTTEIAKLHANIHSLSRTLLSVFKQIEMTSIEEQSHQLLNSIISVLNLKGIPLEVQGNCSKILVLLLRQQENGIKCIIEKITAEEDHIHSVLVSLENTVSIRLNLSIALLTSLEMRELLGEQQLNGTILGGVILPFLLNSSDGFNETGLALLTARLMEQWQRKCYECLATHQATSLQVEWNRARDRLLELILNGLEHQVDVVRHTSKEAFHYNVKIYLLLQSDVSRILSTILGMSRFKKSKYMALACLAKTELISFLISAEHNLVEELLHVATDVDLSSQVREVFNLLMSKNTEHTDEWMRRWLYPLLSAIEKHPNGQSFESSLVDLLKQYPKTIYNVEIWCQVDRSSRLAVYITALLACRKLGFLSTNGDAPDENLWNSLVNMDVLEQALEHKDEKLRLNAFGVIVEGPKTSQLYSQLEMKWVRQFISRNMVNHNAAFRQQFCSYVKKFLFKLRNGGVPLIGRNDTIVTYYRNFVSWFINKCLKDLGPGSSFARRFLSLQFLKLIQETIGLESNSKGLNISSSLGLPAISSLVDCFFDSYDVNKELALELLQSPAMITVITQDPKGYELISFYWTSSSALSQSLRSADTVAANFFFRWLIHLKFYREEEVRSRSEWSLKTRNTFILVNELIEILKDQLDAAQKNLGRLAIDAPIYGVLSSVRLLLSDQQSRSEEMKNESWASILSSVIEMCFVASAIASPVVTCDSPEGFLPDSSDLPSPNLNAQTLLVSAWRTVKEVALLFGQVSAWMLESDFRLIEDDVILKLGLHLKLLLLETKHRGAFEQVYCGFSQLCYALWRSSKPEIHNCPTSWLLDIVHDLKDNESAVKLCATRRSAGLPFIFQAILSPEVEMGSGELFKNTIESLLEIASNGVSNECRIHALNILRNLYRESRLNQVIGPYVARGLILSVTGFEAPDWPERNSSTLLFSALMTRIFGVPKSKNDFQKKNSLTGRVFFQLYPSLYPFLLDRLRICVSDIENGGIHLHPSLFPMLVLLGRLHPPVCEFSDSAFQLEPFIPLVRACGASPVLKTRQLAAQALTPLLTSTAYCRLLPELLDSLQNCALHNKLHGTLLQIHYFVKDLPQWTEARDMVFGTLNDKIEKLVSLLCSCCYLIRYEAVEILRLVIDSETSIKDVVADTCLRELHCRNQIFQNKPFYPLAYQKFAGIGIPSNVFSHPAYAELLKHPLSEVRLEVLQRLEFLDTATALPACLWPTLHYMIANKEEAIECRIKALALIGRIGEYNKKQFERMLQLYRETTDDTFRCTALGAAGRIICPSHSDDLDLMMEWSEYLVESVSSTFPFRQMVVESIARCVELLKINGSLAASTEHGSILLNLWACLLRCLIDDEEHIRTAAAAVVGDFDTGYWSQPSVAIVKALEYLIDKIGSTYTMRVLLLLFDMVLEEEEQPEDESQTFETGDSDVFREPLAHSVLFCQFIKHCTRQHVVSPSDSDILAERLENCWKSLGSFDTTAVDLLSSNRRPATVHIMNVIKLFLMTNSFHSTHGNIASLHQCIHNWLSQLNPHWFTYSIQQLVFRNSV; the protein is encoded by the exons ATGAAATATGCTTCATCTGATTTATGGCCTTTGTTGCTTGAGATTGTAGTGGGTGGTCTCTATTATTGCCATTCTAATCATAACATCAAATCTTCAATCAATGGACTCATCAGAAAGTTACCTGATGCTGATCTTGGGACTGTGTCTTCTCTTATGCtggaaaaaatgtttgaaatgaATGGTGTTGAACTTGTAGCAGCCCTACTTCAGTCAGATTTTGGAAGCAAAGTGATAGTTCAAAATATTACCTTTGTTTTGAGTTTCTTTGCCACTTTGCTTAATCATCTCTACACTGAAGTCCACTGTTCCAAGTTAACAACTGAAATTGCTAAGCTACATGCCAACATCCATTCATTGTCAAGAACCCTACTGTCTGTCTTTAAGCAGATAGAAATGACCAGTATTGAAGAACAAAGCCATCAACTTCTAAATTCTATCATATCAGTCCTTAACCTGAAAGGAATCCCATTGGAGGTTCAGGGGAACTGCTCTAAAATTCTCGTTCTCTTGTTGAGGCAACAAGAGAATGGAATAAAATGTATAATTGAGAAAATAACAGCTGAAGAAGACCACATTCATAGCGTGTTGGTATCCCTAGAAAATACTGTGTCAATCAGACTGAATCTCTCAATTGCCCTACTCACCAGCTTGGAAATGAGAGAATTACTAGGAGAACAACAATTAAATGGTACTATTCTAGGTGGTGTTATTCTTCCTTTCCTTTTGAATTCTAGTGACGG ATTTAACGAAACAGGATTAGCTCTGCTGACGGCTCGCCTAATGGAACAATGGCAGCGAAAATGTTACGAATGTTTAGCAACCCATCAAGCAACGTCGCTGCAAGTTGAGTGGAACAGAGCACGTGATCGGCTCTTGGAATTGATCCTAAACGGTCTCGAACATCAAGTTGATGTTGTACGCCACACGTCCAAAGAAGCATTCCATTATAATGTGAAAATCTACCTTCTTCTTCAAA GTGACGTAAGCCGGATTTTGAGCACCATTTTAGGAATGTCACGTTTCAAGAAATCAAAATACATGGCACTTGCCTGTCTTGCTAAAACTGAGCTCATTTCGTTCCTCATTAGTGCCGAACACAACCTGGTCGAAGAGCTCCTCCATGTTGCCACAGATGTCGATCTTTCTAGTCAG GTCAGAGAGGTATTCAACCTGTTGATGTCAAAGAATACGGAACACACTGACGAATGGATGAGACGTTGGCTGTACCCTCTACTGAGTGCGATAGAAAAACACCCTAACGGACAGAGTTTTGAAAGTTCATTAGTTGACTTATTGAAGCAATATCCTAAGACTATCTACAATGTCGAAATCTGGTGCCAAGTGGACCGTTCGTCACGCCTTGCTGTATACATAACGGCTTTGCTTGCATGTAGAAAGCTTGGCTTCCTTTCCACCAATGGTGACGCTCCGGATGAAAATCTTTGGAACAGTCTCGTCAACATGGACGTACTAGAACAGGCTTTGGAACACAAAGATGAAAAG CTAAGATTAAATGCATTCGGCGTTATCGTCGAAGGACCGAAAACTTCCCAGTTGTATTCACAGCTGGAAATGAAATGGGTTCGCCAATTCATCTCGAGAAATATGGTTAACCATAATGCTGCTTTCCGCCAACAATTCTGCTCCTACGTAAAAAAG tttctattCAAATTGCGCAATGGTGGTGTCCCTCTTATTGGCCGTAACGATACCATCGTGACCTATTACCGGAATTTCGTGTCCTGGTTCATTAACAAATGTCTAAAGGATTTGGGACCTGGTTCGAGTTTTGCTCGCCGCTTCCTTTCATTACAGTTCCTTAAATTGATTCAGGAAACAATAGGATTGGAGTCCAACTCTAAAGGCCTAAACATAAGTTCTAGTCTTGGCCTACCTGCCATTTCATCGCTCGTCGACTGTTTTTTCGATTCTTACGATGTCAACAAGGAACTTGCATTAGAGCTTTTGCAGTCCCCTGCTATGATCACTGTCATCACCCAG GACCCCAAAGGTTACGAATTGATAAGCTTTTACTGGACATCGAGTTCAGCTCTGAGTCAAAGTCTTCGATCAGCTGATACAGTAGCTGCTAACTTCTTTTTCCGTTGGCTTATTCATCTAAAGTTCTACAGAGAAGAAGAAGTACGATCTAG GAGCGAGTGGTCgctgaaaacaagaaacacaTTCATCTTGGTTAACGAATTAATTGAGATATTGAAAGATCAACTGGATGCGGCCCAGAAAAATTTGGGCCGACTGGCCATTGATGCTCCCATTTACGGAGTGCTCTCGTCAGTCCGGCTCTTATTAAGCGATCAGCAATCGAG gtcggaggaaatgaaaaatgaatcgTGGGCGTCCATTCTTTCATCTGTCATAGAAATGTGTTTTGTTGCGAGTGCTATTGCTTCACCGGTCGTTACCTGCGACTCTCCTGAAGGATTTCTTCCTG ATTCTTCGGATTTACCGTCACCGAATCTGAACGCACAGACGCTGCTTGTGTCCGCTTGGCGCACTGTCAAAGAG GTGGCTCTCCTATTTGGTCAAGTATCAGCCTGGATGCTTGAAAGCGATTTTCGATTGATAGAAGACGACGTGATCCTTAAGTTAGGTCTACATCTCAAACTACTGTTACTCGAAACAAAACATCGTGGGGCGTTCGAGCAAGTCTACTGTGGGTTTTCGCAACTCTGTTACGCTCTATGGAG GAGTTCGAAACCAGAAATTCATAATTGTCCTACTTCCTGGCTCCTGGATATCGTTCATGATCTAAAGGATAATGAATCGGCAGTCAAATTATGCGCAACGCGTCGTTCAGCAGGTTTACCATTTATTTTCCAG GCCATCCTGTCGCCGGAAGTAGAAATGGGAAGCGGAGAGCTGTTTAAAAATACCATTGAATCTCTTCTTGAGATAGCAAGTAATGGGGTATCTAACGAGTGTCGAATCCATGCTCTTAATATTCTGCGCAATCTTTATCGGGAATCACGCCTAAACCAAGTGATTGGGCCGTACGTTGCACGTGGATTGATTTTATCCGTAACAGGTTTTGAGGCCCCAGATTGGCCG GAACGAAATTCGTCTACGCTGTTGTTCAGTGCTTTAATGACTCGCATTTTTGGCGTCCCGAAATCCAAAAATGATTTCCAGAAAAAGAATAGTCTTACGGGCCGCGTCTTCTTTCAACTATACCCGTCACTGTATCCATTTCTACTGGATCGTCTACGTATTTGTGTTTCTGATATCGAAAATGGTGGAATTCATCTTCACCCTTCATTGTTCCCAATGTTGGTGTTGCTGGGGAGGCTTCATCCACCGGTCTGCGAATTTTCAGATTCAGCTTTCCAGTTGGAACCGTTTATTCCTTTAGTTCGTGCCTGTGGAGCTTCACCCGTCCTGAAAACGAGACAATTGGCAGCACAAGCTCTCACACCTTTGTTGACTTCAACCGCCTACTGTCGTTTGCTTCCAGAACTCTTGGATTCCCTTCAGAATTGTGCGTTGCATAACAAACTTCACGGAACGTTATTACAG ATTCACTATTTCGTCAAAGACTTGCCACAGTGGACTGAAGCACGTGATATGGTGTTCGGAACATTAAACGACAAGATTGAAAAATTGGTTTCACTGCTATGCAGTTGTTGCTACCTCATCCGCTATGAAGCCGTCGAAATTCTCAGACTCGTTATTGATTCTGAAACGTCTATCAAGGATGTTGTGGCTGACACGTGTTTGAGAGAGCTTCACTGCCGCaatcaaatatttcaaaacaaaCCTTTTTACCCACTTGCCTACCAGAAGTTTGCAGGAATCGGTATACCTAGCAACGTCTTCTCTCATCCCGCGTACGCTGAGTTGCTAAAGCATCCGCTTAGCGAAGTCAGATTGGAGGTTTTACAAAGGCTGGAATTCTTAGACACAGCCACCGCTTTACCAGCTTGCCTATGGCCCACGCTGCATTATATGATTGCAAACAAAGAAGAGGCGATAGAATGTCGGATCAAAGCATTAGCGCTCATTGGTCGCATTGGAGAATATAACAAGAAACAGTTCGAACGAATGCTTCAACTCTACCGAGAAACAACTGACGATACTTTCCGTTGCACAGCCTTGGGTGCCGCAGGTCGAATCATATGCCCAAGTCATTCCGACGACCTTGATCTTATGATGGAATGGAGCGAATATTTGGTAGAATCTGTGTCATCGACATTCCCGTTTCGCCAGATGGTTGTCGAATCTATTGCAAGGTGCGTTGAATTGTTGAAAATCAACGGAAGTCTAGCCGCCTCCACAGAACATGGTTCAATTTTATTGAACTTGTGGGCTTGTCTCTTACGTTGCCTTATCGATGATGAAGAACACATACGAACAGCAGCAGCTGCAGTCGTCGGGGATTTCGACACCGGATATTGGAGTCAACCCTCCGTCGCCATAGTGAAAGCCTTGGAATATCTAATCGACAAAATTGGCTCTACTTATACGATGAGAGTGCTTCTCTTGCTGTTTGATATGGTtctggaagaagaagagcaacCGGAAGATGAGAGCCAGACCTTCGAAACAGGTGACAGCGATGTGTTTCGAGAACCATTAGCGCACTCAGTGCTCTTCTGTCAATTTATTAAGCATTGCACCAGGCAACATGTTGTCTCTCCGTCCGATTCGGATATCTTGGCAGAACGCCTTGAAAATTGTTGGAAATCGCTAGGAAGTTTTGATACCACAGCCGTGGACTTGCTTTCTTCTAATCGGCGACCGGCTACCGTTCATATTATGAATGTAATCAAGCTTTTCTTGATGACAAACTCGTTTCATTCGACTCATGGAAATATTGCCTCACTTCACCAATGCATCCATAATTGGCTTTCACAGCTAAACccgcattggtttacctatTCGATTCAACAACTTGTTTTTCGAAACTCTGtgtaa
- the LOC116916618 gene encoding thyroid adenoma-associated protein homolog isoform X1 yields the protein MTTKLSTCFSVQKVMENVNISALKKEPVICLPAHVVENVSGKLNGSPTSNGNKCEADDFINCINELLNPLSRKHLDILKKITQNLMKYASSDLWPLLLEIVVGGLYYCHSNHNIKSSINGLIRKLPDADLGTVSSLMLEKMFEMNGVELVAALLQSDFGSKVIVQNITFVLSFFATLLNHLYTEVHCSKLTTEIAKLHANIHSLSRTLLSVFKQIEMTSIEEQSHQLLNSIISVLNLKGIPLEVQGNCSKILVLLLRQQENGIKCIIEKITAEEDHIHSVLVSLENTVSIRLNLSIALLTSLEMRELLGEQQLNGTILGGVILPFLLNSSDGFNETGLALLTARLMEQWQRKCYECLATHQATSLQVEWNRARDRLLELILNGLEHQVDVVRHTSKEAFHYNVKIYLLLQSDVSRILSTILGMSRFKKSKYMALACLAKTELISFLISAEHNLVEELLHVATDVDLSSQVREVFNLLMSKNTEHTDEWMRRWLYPLLSAIEKHPNGQSFESSLVDLLKQYPKTIYNVEIWCQVDRSSRLAVYITALLACRKLGFLSTNGDAPDENLWNSLVNMDVLEQALEHKDEKLRLNAFGVIVEGPKTSQLYSQLEMKWVRQFISRNMVNHNAAFRQQFCSYVKKFLFKLRNGGVPLIGRNDTIVTYYRNFVSWFINKCLKDLGPGSSFARRFLSLQFLKLIQETIGLESNSKGLNISSSLGLPAISSLVDCFFDSYDVNKELALELLQSPAMITVITQDPKGYELISFYWTSSSALSQSLRSADTVAANFFFRWLIHLKFYREEEVRSRSEWSLKTRNTFILVNELIEILKDQLDAAQKNLGRLAIDAPIYGVLSSVRLLLSDQQSRSEEMKNESWASILSSVIEMCFVASAIASPVVTCDSPEGFLPDSSDLPSPNLNAQTLLVSAWRTVKEVALLFGQVSAWMLESDFRLIEDDVILKLGLHLKLLLLETKHRGAFEQVYCGFSQLCYALWRSSKPEIHNCPTSWLLDIVHDLKDNESAVKLCATRRSAGLPFIFQAILSPEVEMGSGELFKNTIESLLEIASNGVSNECRIHALNILRNLYRESRLNQVIGPYVARGLILSVTGFEAPDWPERNSSTLLFSALMTRIFGVPKSKNDFQKKNSLTGRVFFQLYPSLYPFLLDRLRICVSDIENGGIHLHPSLFPMLVLLGRLHPPVCEFSDSAFQLEPFIPLVRACGASPVLKTRQLAAQALTPLLTSTAYCRLLPELLDSLQNCALHNKLHGTLLQIHYFVKDLPQWTEARDMVFGTLNDKIEKLVSLLCSCCYLIRYEAVEILRLVIDSETSIKDVVADTCLRELHCRNQIFQNKPFYPLAYQKFAGIGIPSNVFSHPAYAELLKHPLSEVRLEVLQRLEFLDTATALPACLWPTLHYMIANKEEAIECRIKALALIGRIGEYNKKQFERMLQLYRETTDDTFRCTALGAAGRIICPSHSDDLDLMMEWSEYLVESVSSTFPFRQMVVESIARCVELLKINGSLAASTEHGSILLNLWACLLRCLIDDEEHIRTAAAAVVGDFDTGYWSQPSVAIVKALEYLIDKIGSTYTMRVLLLLFDMVLEEEEQPEDESQTFETGDSDVFREPLAHSVLFCQFIKHCTRQHVVSPSDSDILAERLENCWKSLGSFDTTAVDLLSSNRRPATVHIMNVIKLFLMTNSFHSTHGNIASLHQCIHNWLSQLNPHWFTYSIQQLVFRNSV from the exons ATGACAACAAAGTTGAGCACGTGTTTCTCTGTTCAAAAAGTCATGGAAAACGTTAATATTTCGGCTCTGAAAAAGGAACCAGTTATCTGTCTACCTGCACACGTAGTTGAAAATGTCTCTGGAAAATTGA ATGGAAGTCCTACCAGCAATGGTAACAAGTGTGAAGCAGATGATTTTATTAATTGTATTAATGAATTGCTGAATCCACTTTCCAGAAAACATTtggatattttaaaaaag ATAACACAAAATCTTATGAAATATGCTTCATCTGATTTATGGCCTTTGTTGCTTGAGATTGTAGTGGGTGGTCTCTATTATTGCCATTCTAATCATAACATCAAATCTTCAATCAATGGACTCATCAGAAAGTTACCTGATGCTGATCTTGGGACTGTGTCTTCTCTTATGCtggaaaaaatgtttgaaatgaATGGTGTTGAACTTGTAGCAGCCCTACTTCAGTCAGATTTTGGAAGCAAAGTGATAGTTCAAAATATTACCTTTGTTTTGAGTTTCTTTGCCACTTTGCTTAATCATCTCTACACTGAAGTCCACTGTTCCAAGTTAACAACTGAAATTGCTAAGCTACATGCCAACATCCATTCATTGTCAAGAACCCTACTGTCTGTCTTTAAGCAGATAGAAATGACCAGTATTGAAGAACAAAGCCATCAACTTCTAAATTCTATCATATCAGTCCTTAACCTGAAAGGAATCCCATTGGAGGTTCAGGGGAACTGCTCTAAAATTCTCGTTCTCTTGTTGAGGCAACAAGAGAATGGAATAAAATGTATAATTGAGAAAATAACAGCTGAAGAAGACCACATTCATAGCGTGTTGGTATCCCTAGAAAATACTGTGTCAATCAGACTGAATCTCTCAATTGCCCTACTCACCAGCTTGGAAATGAGAGAATTACTAGGAGAACAACAATTAAATGGTACTATTCTAGGTGGTGTTATTCTTCCTTTCCTTTTGAATTCTAGTGACGG ATTTAACGAAACAGGATTAGCTCTGCTGACGGCTCGCCTAATGGAACAATGGCAGCGAAAATGTTACGAATGTTTAGCAACCCATCAAGCAACGTCGCTGCAAGTTGAGTGGAACAGAGCACGTGATCGGCTCTTGGAATTGATCCTAAACGGTCTCGAACATCAAGTTGATGTTGTACGCCACACGTCCAAAGAAGCATTCCATTATAATGTGAAAATCTACCTTCTTCTTCAAA GTGACGTAAGCCGGATTTTGAGCACCATTTTAGGAATGTCACGTTTCAAGAAATCAAAATACATGGCACTTGCCTGTCTTGCTAAAACTGAGCTCATTTCGTTCCTCATTAGTGCCGAACACAACCTGGTCGAAGAGCTCCTCCATGTTGCCACAGATGTCGATCTTTCTAGTCAG GTCAGAGAGGTATTCAACCTGTTGATGTCAAAGAATACGGAACACACTGACGAATGGATGAGACGTTGGCTGTACCCTCTACTGAGTGCGATAGAAAAACACCCTAACGGACAGAGTTTTGAAAGTTCATTAGTTGACTTATTGAAGCAATATCCTAAGACTATCTACAATGTCGAAATCTGGTGCCAAGTGGACCGTTCGTCACGCCTTGCTGTATACATAACGGCTTTGCTTGCATGTAGAAAGCTTGGCTTCCTTTCCACCAATGGTGACGCTCCGGATGAAAATCTTTGGAACAGTCTCGTCAACATGGACGTACTAGAACAGGCTTTGGAACACAAAGATGAAAAG CTAAGATTAAATGCATTCGGCGTTATCGTCGAAGGACCGAAAACTTCCCAGTTGTATTCACAGCTGGAAATGAAATGGGTTCGCCAATTCATCTCGAGAAATATGGTTAACCATAATGCTGCTTTCCGCCAACAATTCTGCTCCTACGTAAAAAAG tttctattCAAATTGCGCAATGGTGGTGTCCCTCTTATTGGCCGTAACGATACCATCGTGACCTATTACCGGAATTTCGTGTCCTGGTTCATTAACAAATGTCTAAAGGATTTGGGACCTGGTTCGAGTTTTGCTCGCCGCTTCCTTTCATTACAGTTCCTTAAATTGATTCAGGAAACAATAGGATTGGAGTCCAACTCTAAAGGCCTAAACATAAGTTCTAGTCTTGGCCTACCTGCCATTTCATCGCTCGTCGACTGTTTTTTCGATTCTTACGATGTCAACAAGGAACTTGCATTAGAGCTTTTGCAGTCCCCTGCTATGATCACTGTCATCACCCAG GACCCCAAAGGTTACGAATTGATAAGCTTTTACTGGACATCGAGTTCAGCTCTGAGTCAAAGTCTTCGATCAGCTGATACAGTAGCTGCTAACTTCTTTTTCCGTTGGCTTATTCATCTAAAGTTCTACAGAGAAGAAGAAGTACGATCTAG GAGCGAGTGGTCgctgaaaacaagaaacacaTTCATCTTGGTTAACGAATTAATTGAGATATTGAAAGATCAACTGGATGCGGCCCAGAAAAATTTGGGCCGACTGGCCATTGATGCTCCCATTTACGGAGTGCTCTCGTCAGTCCGGCTCTTATTAAGCGATCAGCAATCGAG gtcggaggaaatgaaaaatgaatcgTGGGCGTCCATTCTTTCATCTGTCATAGAAATGTGTTTTGTTGCGAGTGCTATTGCTTCACCGGTCGTTACCTGCGACTCTCCTGAAGGATTTCTTCCTG ATTCTTCGGATTTACCGTCACCGAATCTGAACGCACAGACGCTGCTTGTGTCCGCTTGGCGCACTGTCAAAGAG GTGGCTCTCCTATTTGGTCAAGTATCAGCCTGGATGCTTGAAAGCGATTTTCGATTGATAGAAGACGACGTGATCCTTAAGTTAGGTCTACATCTCAAACTACTGTTACTCGAAACAAAACATCGTGGGGCGTTCGAGCAAGTCTACTGTGGGTTTTCGCAACTCTGTTACGCTCTATGGAG GAGTTCGAAACCAGAAATTCATAATTGTCCTACTTCCTGGCTCCTGGATATCGTTCATGATCTAAAGGATAATGAATCGGCAGTCAAATTATGCGCAACGCGTCGTTCAGCAGGTTTACCATTTATTTTCCAG GCCATCCTGTCGCCGGAAGTAGAAATGGGAAGCGGAGAGCTGTTTAAAAATACCATTGAATCTCTTCTTGAGATAGCAAGTAATGGGGTATCTAACGAGTGTCGAATCCATGCTCTTAATATTCTGCGCAATCTTTATCGGGAATCACGCCTAAACCAAGTGATTGGGCCGTACGTTGCACGTGGATTGATTTTATCCGTAACAGGTTTTGAGGCCCCAGATTGGCCG GAACGAAATTCGTCTACGCTGTTGTTCAGTGCTTTAATGACTCGCATTTTTGGCGTCCCGAAATCCAAAAATGATTTCCAGAAAAAGAATAGTCTTACGGGCCGCGTCTTCTTTCAACTATACCCGTCACTGTATCCATTTCTACTGGATCGTCTACGTATTTGTGTTTCTGATATCGAAAATGGTGGAATTCATCTTCACCCTTCATTGTTCCCAATGTTGGTGTTGCTGGGGAGGCTTCATCCACCGGTCTGCGAATTTTCAGATTCAGCTTTCCAGTTGGAACCGTTTATTCCTTTAGTTCGTGCCTGTGGAGCTTCACCCGTCCTGAAAACGAGACAATTGGCAGCACAAGCTCTCACACCTTTGTTGACTTCAACCGCCTACTGTCGTTTGCTTCCAGAACTCTTGGATTCCCTTCAGAATTGTGCGTTGCATAACAAACTTCACGGAACGTTATTACAG ATTCACTATTTCGTCAAAGACTTGCCACAGTGGACTGAAGCACGTGATATGGTGTTCGGAACATTAAACGACAAGATTGAAAAATTGGTTTCACTGCTATGCAGTTGTTGCTACCTCATCCGCTATGAAGCCGTCGAAATTCTCAGACTCGTTATTGATTCTGAAACGTCTATCAAGGATGTTGTGGCTGACACGTGTTTGAGAGAGCTTCACTGCCGCaatcaaatatttcaaaacaaaCCTTTTTACCCACTTGCCTACCAGAAGTTTGCAGGAATCGGTATACCTAGCAACGTCTTCTCTCATCCCGCGTACGCTGAGTTGCTAAAGCATCCGCTTAGCGAAGTCAGATTGGAGGTTTTACAAAGGCTGGAATTCTTAGACACAGCCACCGCTTTACCAGCTTGCCTATGGCCCACGCTGCATTATATGATTGCAAACAAAGAAGAGGCGATAGAATGTCGGATCAAAGCATTAGCGCTCATTGGTCGCATTGGAGAATATAACAAGAAACAGTTCGAACGAATGCTTCAACTCTACCGAGAAACAACTGACGATACTTTCCGTTGCACAGCCTTGGGTGCCGCAGGTCGAATCATATGCCCAAGTCATTCCGACGACCTTGATCTTATGATGGAATGGAGCGAATATTTGGTAGAATCTGTGTCATCGACATTCCCGTTTCGCCAGATGGTTGTCGAATCTATTGCAAGGTGCGTTGAATTGTTGAAAATCAACGGAAGTCTAGCCGCCTCCACAGAACATGGTTCAATTTTATTGAACTTGTGGGCTTGTCTCTTACGTTGCCTTATCGATGATGAAGAACACATACGAACAGCAGCAGCTGCAGTCGTCGGGGATTTCGACACCGGATATTGGAGTCAACCCTCCGTCGCCATAGTGAAAGCCTTGGAATATCTAATCGACAAAATTGGCTCTACTTATACGATGAGAGTGCTTCTCTTGCTGTTTGATATGGTtctggaagaagaagagcaacCGGAAGATGAGAGCCAGACCTTCGAAACAGGTGACAGCGATGTGTTTCGAGAACCATTAGCGCACTCAGTGCTCTTCTGTCAATTTATTAAGCATTGCACCAGGCAACATGTTGTCTCTCCGTCCGATTCGGATATCTTGGCAGAACGCCTTGAAAATTGTTGGAAATCGCTAGGAAGTTTTGATACCACAGCCGTGGACTTGCTTTCTTCTAATCGGCGACCGGCTACCGTTCATATTATGAATGTAATCAAGCTTTTCTTGATGACAAACTCGTTTCATTCGACTCATGGAAATATTGCCTCACTTCACCAATGCATCCATAATTGGCTTTCACAGCTAAACccgcattggtttacctatTCGATTCAACAACTTGTTTTTCGAAACTCTGtgtaa